The following proteins are encoded in a genomic region of Amycolatopsis sulphurea:
- a CDS encoding class I SAM-dependent methyltransferase, translating into MTDQAEESIANRAVHHGPVALTSSIRSTDFLRNLEPWRRSKEIDQILHEGAVDLNALHAAAERRPPQRDSSFDQYRTDDWTSAQENLDEDELIIAGQEVMQAWERPLMHRMAAIATRTHGDVLELGFGMGISATAILAEGVRSYTVIEANSHVAERARAWAAERPDQTITIVEGRWQDRIDELGQFDGIFFDTYPTSEEEALAHNVEDTFYAEHFLPAGARHLRPGGVLTYYTNEIDSLSREHQRIVLRHFTSVEIGVVEGLLPPEDCTYWWATSMAVVALVR; encoded by the coding sequence ATGACCGACCAGGCCGAGGAGTCGATCGCCAACCGGGCCGTGCATCACGGCCCCGTCGCACTGACCTCCTCGATCCGCTCGACGGACTTTCTGCGCAACCTCGAACCGTGGCGTCGGAGCAAGGAGATCGACCAAATCCTGCACGAGGGAGCGGTCGACCTGAACGCCCTGCACGCCGCCGCCGAGCGCCGGCCGCCGCAGCGCGACTCGTCCTTCGACCAGTACCGCACCGACGACTGGACGAGCGCGCAGGAGAACCTCGACGAGGACGAGCTGATCATCGCGGGGCAAGAGGTGATGCAGGCGTGGGAACGCCCGCTGATGCACCGGATGGCCGCCATCGCCACTCGCACGCACGGCGATGTACTCGAGCTGGGCTTCGGGATGGGCATCTCGGCCACCGCCATCCTTGCCGAGGGTGTACGCAGCTACACGGTCATCGAAGCGAACAGCCACGTCGCCGAAAGAGCCCGCGCCTGGGCCGCCGAGCGCCCGGACCAGACGATCACGATCGTCGAGGGACGCTGGCAGGACCGCATCGATGAGCTCGGGCAGTTCGACGGCATCTTCTTCGACACATACCCGACCTCCGAGGAGGAGGCGCTCGCGCACAACGTCGAAGACACGTTCTACGCCGAGCACTTTCTGCCCGCCGGCGCGCGCCACCTCCGCCCAGGCGGGGTGCTCACCTACTACACCAACGAGATCGACTCGTTGAGCCGCGAGCACCAGCGCATCGTGCTGCGCCACTTCACCAGCGTGGAGATCGGCGTCGTCGAGGGGCTCCTCCCGCCCGAGGACTGCACGTATTGGTGGGCGACCTCGATGGCGGTGGTCGCACTCGTCCGCTGA
- a CDS encoding non-ribosomal peptide synthetase/MFS transporter, which yields MTVHPTDVIDLITAQVERSPDAAAVVEGTRELTYAELVAEVELVAADLVARGVRPRDLVALVLPRGIRAVVAILAVLRTGAGYVPVEVNGPAARIHAVLGEVNARVAIVDAGSRDLLDGAVGTLDLDGPLAGVGGSAGPVPGIGDANRAEAGGATVLAERPAPPATVDPDAPAYVIYTSGSAGQPKGVVVPRRAVAFFCAAARGPYTTTAGDRVLQFASLGFDASVEEILLPLSVGATVVIRDEEMLSRPDLFLRRCGEWGTTVLTPPPAYWREILGVLERGEATLPPSVRQIVLGGEAVYADAVRRWRRTVGPHVRLINCYGPTETTVVALVADLTHYDGDDPVPIGEPLPGVLTEIRPVPGESGDRPECATGELWIGGPGVTDGYLGRPDLTEERFRTEPGPADEPVRWYRTGDVVSQGPDGSFAYLRRLDRQVQVRGVRVEISEVEAALRLVPGVADAVVDAVPDAGTVRLEAHLIADGDLAPNEPAVRADLTGRLPAAMVPARIRFHRRFPRTDHDKVDLVALRGTPDTTAPESTAPESAAPDDADPAAAMSALWSQVLDRPAIGPDDDLFAAGADSLAAVRILTRLRTEHGVELTLADLFAAGTPARTAELVAASARVVPAESPRTATGTFELGGLQPDYWLTDVIEPGLPRYLLGLRYHVDRSVEPTELTALLAALVRRHPVLGARFPERDGRPVMVVDGTGRIQIGGPEVDLREGPVARAVHDPATGVLTLFVHHIVFDGWSAGVVARDLGLLIDGATLEPPARGVTVPAYADSTARTSDRAYWRQRLDGVGPAVEVPADRPRPLEPTFAALRVERRLDATTVGRWDALGRDRRASLFAVVLTGVHALLSRWTGRTDPVVLAPVANRGGTGLEDEVGALLNTLPLRADTGGDPSFGELLDRVAADTVADLDHQRLPLPEILAVTERPVTPGAGNPFSSVLLTVLNTPHGYDGPVRYVGDVVPAAQTVDLAFALDTTSAGHVLTLTARSELFDRDRVEGILDQLTVLLDAAVAEPGTPLHRLPLLSPDARTRLLDAVNGRTSGRAPRFPLVQHYLQAVAAERPHAPALTVGDTTIDYAQLASRANRLAHHLHHRAGRPSGGRDTPIAIALPRGVDLFVAVWGVLTAGRAYVALDLDHPAGRLAKVLADSGADVLVTRADTAGPALATTGAAIETVLLDREAAAITAHPSDPPDVAVTPADPAYLVYTSGSTGAPKAVVVTHDSLTHAVEMWMQHYALVPDWTFAQVAPVSFDLFVGETVRAHTAGGRLVVVPKETALDPPVFAEFLRRERVACTELVPSMLNPLLAVCGPLPDLRLLIGGGEAWPVEDYQQAHALLDAGTRLVNSYGVAEATVDSLCFEGPLEAEATLVPIGRPFPHQRAYVLDAHDELVPPGVPGELHLGGAGVAAGYHRRPGLTRQRFGPDPFVPGGRRYRTGDRARVRTDGTVEYLGRLDDQVKVRGHRIELGEVEAALRALPDVAAAAATLQGADLVGYVVADDGSTTLPEPDLLAALQTRLPTGAVPARVVVLPRLPRTHSGKLDRAALPAPGSAGPATPAMAPATATEQRIAGVWAELLGIEVAVVTADSTFTGLGGDSFATVRMARAVSSSLRLVDVFRRPSLRQLARHVDNLETDHPAAPDRLPAAVPADGAERTVTDAADRLLQPIGTGRADPALGGATIVGFPYAGGTSMTFGPLAEALPAGWALLAVELPGHDQARDEPLAGLHEIAGRVVEELLAVEGPILLYGQCVGTALALEVARRVTGGPIDLIGVGLGAQFPIARLPGRFFDRVRRLLPTDGLVGNRAYLDYLRARGGFADVEEGQDADFVLRNVRHDSREAEEYFTAETGDVAAPALAVPVLSVVGQRDRVTELYDERHREWAAYSSHVELAVIERGGHFFVKHQAAELADVLVDAANRWRESPSDPGLADPAPANMDVRPGLRRFAVVAAGQTVSAVGSGIASLVIAVWALGATNDLTLFGLLSAVGMLPGVLVTPIAGAVADRVDRRLVMITSNAVSMVATVGLALLVTVGGGLRIPFAVVALCLTSVAGAFQRPAYLAAVPQLVPKRYLGHAAGVGQIAVNISQVAGPLLGIGLLVALGIGGVLLLEAAGFAIGLLTLLLVRIPDRAFKRREESLWAEIAHGWRYVIRRAPLRAGLWFMVVDVAIYTVGFTVVTPLILARHSPVVLGVVLAVGGVGGVLGAVVMGLWGGTRRRTEGMLVAGGAGGLGLLIVGITGDPVLAAAGMFVLLFTESIIDGSWIAVLGTKVDPQLLGRVMAIFTALPLITIPLGFLIVLPVADVAVVPALADPASSPWLPVALFGDGPARGLALLVVLSGLGLTAWAGRGWLQRSLRHAEDDLPDAVPGPEIHDRDTVAQRADAQLRRH from the coding sequence ATGACCGTCCACCCGACCGACGTGATCGACCTGATCACCGCGCAGGTCGAACGCAGTCCGGACGCGGCCGCCGTCGTCGAGGGCACCCGTGAGCTGACCTACGCGGAGCTCGTGGCGGAGGTCGAACTCGTGGCCGCCGACCTCGTGGCACGCGGGGTCCGGCCACGCGATCTCGTCGCCCTCGTGCTCCCGCGCGGGATCCGTGCTGTCGTGGCCATCCTGGCGGTGCTGCGGACCGGTGCCGGATACGTCCCGGTCGAGGTCAACGGGCCGGCAGCACGCATTCACGCAGTGCTCGGCGAGGTTAATGCGCGGGTCGCCATCGTCGATGCCGGCTCCCGTGATCTTCTCGACGGTGCCGTCGGCACCCTCGATCTCGACGGCCCACTTGCCGGCGTAGGGGGATCCGCCGGTCCGGTGCCCGGCATCGGCGACGCGAACAGGGCGGAGGCCGGCGGCGCGACCGTGCTCGCCGAGCGTCCGGCACCGCCGGCGACAGTGGACCCGGACGCGCCCGCCTACGTCATCTACACCTCCGGCTCCGCCGGCCAGCCGAAGGGCGTCGTCGTGCCCCGGCGCGCGGTCGCGTTCTTCTGCGCCGCCGCCCGCGGCCCATACACCACGACCGCCGGCGACCGCGTCCTGCAGTTCGCCTCGCTCGGATTCGACGCGAGCGTCGAAGAGATCCTGCTGCCGCTTTCGGTCGGGGCGACGGTGGTGATCCGCGACGAGGAGATGCTGAGTCGCCCGGACCTGTTCCTGCGCCGCTGCGGCGAGTGGGGAACCACTGTCCTCACTCCGCCACCCGCTTACTGGCGGGAGATACTCGGTGTGCTGGAGCGGGGCGAAGCCACCCTGCCGCCGTCGGTACGGCAGATCGTGCTCGGTGGAGAGGCGGTGTACGCCGACGCCGTGCGCCGCTGGCGCCGGACGGTTGGGCCGCATGTGCGTTTGATCAACTGCTACGGCCCGACCGAGACCACCGTCGTGGCACTGGTGGCCGATCTGACCCACTACGACGGCGACGACCCCGTACCGATCGGCGAGCCGCTGCCCGGCGTGCTGACCGAGATCCGGCCGGTACCCGGTGAATCCGGCGACAGGCCCGAGTGCGCCACCGGCGAGCTGTGGATCGGCGGTCCCGGGGTCACCGACGGCTACCTCGGCCGGCCCGACCTGACGGAGGAGCGCTTCCGCACCGAGCCGGGGCCTGCGGACGAGCCAGTCCGCTGGTACCGGACCGGCGACGTCGTCTCCCAGGGACCGGACGGCAGTTTCGCCTACCTGCGTCGTCTTGACCGGCAGGTACAGGTCCGTGGGGTCCGCGTGGAGATCAGCGAGGTCGAGGCGGCGCTGCGGCTGGTCCCCGGGGTCGCCGACGCCGTCGTCGACGCCGTGCCTGACGCCGGCACCGTCCGGCTTGAGGCCCATCTGATCGCGGACGGCGACCTGGCCCCCAACGAGCCGGCGGTGCGTGCCGACCTGACGGGCCGGCTGCCCGCCGCGATGGTTCCGGCCCGGATCCGGTTCCACCGGCGGTTCCCCCGTACCGACCACGACAAGGTCGACCTCGTCGCGTTGCGCGGGACCCCGGACACCACCGCCCCTGAAAGCACCGCCCCGGAAAGCGCCGCCCCGGACGACGCCGACCCCGCGGCCGCGATGTCGGCGCTGTGGTCGCAGGTGCTCGATCGCCCGGCGATCGGGCCGGACGACGACTTGTTCGCCGCCGGCGCCGATTCGCTCGCCGCCGTGCGCATCCTCACCCGCCTGCGCACCGAGCACGGGGTCGAACTCACGTTGGCCGACCTGTTCGCGGCTGGCACCCCGGCCCGCACCGCCGAGCTGGTGGCCGCGTCGGCGCGGGTCGTTCCCGCCGAGTCGCCGCGCACCGCGACGGGGACCTTCGAACTCGGTGGCCTGCAGCCCGACTACTGGCTCACCGACGTGATCGAGCCGGGCCTGCCCCGCTACCTGCTCGGTCTGCGCTACCACGTCGACCGATCCGTCGAGCCCACCGAGTTGACTGCGCTCCTTGCCGCGCTCGTGCGGCGCCACCCCGTGCTCGGAGCCCGGTTCCCCGAGCGGGACGGACGGCCGGTGATGGTGGTGGACGGCACCGGCCGCATCCAGATCGGTGGCCCGGAGGTCGACCTGCGGGAAGGCCCGGTCGCCCGCGCGGTTCACGACCCCGCGACCGGAGTACTCACCCTGTTCGTCCATCACATCGTGTTCGACGGCTGGTCGGCCGGCGTCGTGGCTCGTGACCTGGGGTTGCTGATCGACGGCGCGACCCTGGAGCCGCCGGCCCGGGGCGTGACCGTTCCCGCGTACGCGGATTCCACTGCCCGTACATCCGATCGGGCTTACTGGCGGCAGCGCCTCGATGGTGTCGGCCCGGCCGTCGAGGTGCCGGCCGATCGGCCGCGCCCGCTGGAGCCTACGTTCGCCGCGCTGCGCGTCGAGCGCCGGCTCGATGCGACGACGGTCGGGCGATGGGACGCACTGGGCCGCGACCGTCGCGCCAGCCTGTTCGCCGTGGTTCTGACCGGCGTGCACGCCCTGTTGAGCAGGTGGACCGGACGGACCGATCCGGTGGTGCTCGCCCCGGTGGCCAACCGGGGCGGCACCGGCCTGGAGGACGAGGTCGGCGCGTTGCTCAACACTCTCCCGCTGCGGGCCGACACGGGCGGCGACCCGTCCTTCGGCGAGCTGCTGGACCGGGTGGCCGCCGACACCGTCGCCGACCTGGACCACCAGCGTCTGCCGCTGCCCGAGATCCTCGCGGTGACCGAGCGACCGGTCACCCCGGGCGCCGGCAATCCCTTCAGCTCCGTCCTCCTCACCGTGTTGAACACGCCGCACGGCTACGACGGCCCGGTCCGGTACGTGGGTGACGTCGTGCCCGCCGCGCAGACCGTCGACCTCGCCTTTGCCCTCGACACGACCAGCGCGGGCCACGTCCTGACGCTCACTGCGCGCAGCGAGCTGTTCGACCGCGACCGCGTCGAGGGCATTCTCGACCAGCTCACGGTTCTCCTTGACGCCGCCGTCGCCGAGCCCGGCACCCCGTTGCATCGGCTGCCGCTGCTCTCACCGGACGCACGCACCCGGCTGCTCGACGCGGTCAACGGCCGGACATCGGGGCGTGCGCCGCGGTTTCCGCTCGTCCAGCACTACCTGCAGGCGGTCGCCGCCGAGCGCCCGCACGCGCCGGCTCTGACCGTCGGCGACACCACGATCGACTACGCGCAGCTGGCGTCAAGGGCCAACCGGCTCGCGCACCACCTGCACCACAGAGCGGGTCGGCCGAGCGGCGGGCGAGACACCCCGATCGCGATCGCGCTGCCCCGTGGCGTCGACCTGTTCGTCGCCGTGTGGGGTGTCCTCACGGCGGGCCGCGCCTATGTCGCGCTCGACCTCGATCATCCCGCGGGCAGGCTGGCCAAGGTGCTGGCCGACTCCGGTGCCGACGTCCTCGTCACCCGCGCAGATACCGCCGGTCCGGCGCTCGCGACGACCGGGGCGGCCATCGAGACGGTCCTGCTCGATCGGGAAGCGGCGGCGATTACCGCACATCCCAGCGACCCACCTGACGTGGCTGTCACCCCCGCCGACCCCGCCTACCTGGTGTACACGTCCGGATCGACCGGGGCGCCGAAGGCGGTGGTGGTGACCCACGACAGCCTGACCCACGCCGTCGAGATGTGGATGCAGCACTACGCCCTGGTACCGGACTGGACGTTCGCTCAGGTGGCCCCGGTGTCGTTCGATCTGTTCGTCGGCGAGACTGTGCGCGCCCACACCGCGGGAGGGCGCCTGGTGGTCGTCCCGAAGGAGACCGCGCTGGACCCACCGGTCTTCGCGGAGTTCCTGCGCCGGGAGCGGGTGGCGTGTACCGAGCTGGTACCGAGCATGCTGAACCCGTTGCTCGCCGTCTGCGGGCCGCTGCCCGACCTGCGGCTGCTCATCGGCGGCGGCGAGGCCTGGCCCGTCGAGGACTATCAGCAGGCTCACGCGCTGCTCGACGCGGGCACCCGCCTCGTCAACTCCTACGGTGTCGCCGAGGCGACCGTGGACAGCCTCTGCTTCGAGGGGCCTCTCGAAGCAGAGGCCACGCTGGTGCCGATCGGGCGGCCCTTTCCCCACCAGCGCGCCTACGTGCTCGATGCCCATGACGAGCTGGTCCCCCCGGGCGTGCCCGGGGAACTGCATCTCGGTGGCGCCGGCGTCGCGGCGGGCTACCACCGCCGCCCGGGCCTGACCCGGCAGCGGTTCGGGCCGGACCCCTTTGTCCCGGGCGGACGTCGTTACCGCACCGGCGACCGTGCCCGCGTGCGGACCGACGGGACCGTGGAGTACCTCGGCCGGCTCGACGACCAGGTCAAGGTGCGGGGCCATCGCATCGAGCTGGGTGAGGTCGAGGCCGCGCTGCGCGCCCTTCCTGATGTCGCCGCCGCGGCTGCCACGCTTCAGGGAGCGGACCTCGTCGGCTACGTCGTGGCAGACGACGGCAGCACCACTCTCCCGGAGCCCGACCTGCTGGCGGCACTGCAGACCCGGCTGCCCACGGGCGCGGTCCCGGCCCGTGTCGTCGTGTTGCCCCGGCTGCCGCGTACCCACAGCGGCAAGCTCGACCGTGCCGCTCTGCCCGCGCCCGGCTCGGCAGGCCCCGCCACACCGGCGATGGCCCCCGCGACCGCGACGGAGCAACGGATCGCCGGGGTCTGGGCCGAGTTGCTCGGCATCGAGGTCGCCGTGGTGACCGCCGACAGCACGTTCACCGGGCTGGGCGGCGACTCCTTCGCGACGGTGCGCATGGCCCGCGCCGTGTCTTCCTCCCTGCGCCTCGTCGACGTGTTCCGTCGCCCCTCGTTGCGACAGCTGGCCCGCCACGTCGACAACCTCGAGACCGACCACCCTGCGGCACCTGACCGGTTGCCCGCCGCCGTCCCGGCCGATGGCGCGGAGCGCACGGTGACCGACGCCGCCGACCGGTTGCTGCAGCCGATCGGCACCGGACGGGCCGACCCGGCCCTCGGCGGAGCCACGATCGTCGGGTTCCCCTACGCGGGCGGGACCTCGATGACGTTCGGTCCGCTGGCCGAGGCGCTGCCGGCCGGCTGGGCACTGCTCGCCGTCGAGCTGCCGGGCCACGACCAGGCCCGGGACGAACCGCTCGCCGGCCTCCACGAGATCGCCGGACGAGTCGTCGAGGAGCTCCTGGCCGTCGAGGGACCGATCCTGCTCTACGGACAATGCGTCGGGACCGCGCTGGCCCTTGAGGTCGCGCGCCGCGTGACCGGCGGCCCGATCGATCTGATCGGCGTCGGCCTGGGTGCGCAGTTCCCGATCGCCAGGCTCCCCGGCCGGTTCTTCGATCGAGTGCGCCGCCTTTTGCCCACGGACGGCTTGGTCGGCAACCGCGCCTACCTGGACTACCTGCGGGCGCGTGGCGGTTTCGCCGACGTCGAGGAGGGGCAGGACGCGGACTTCGTCCTGCGCAACGTCCGCCATGACTCCCGGGAGGCCGAGGAGTACTTCACCGCGGAGACCGGCGACGTGGCCGCCCCGGCGCTCGCGGTTCCGGTGCTCAGCGTGGTCGGCCAGCGCGACCGGGTCACCGAGCTCTACGACGAACGCCACCGGGAGTGGGCGGCGTACTCCTCTCACGTCGAGCTCGCGGTGATCGAGCGGGGCGGACACTTCTTCGTCAAGCACCAGGCCGCCGAACTGGCCGACGTCCTCGTCGACGCTGCGAACCGCTGGCGCGAGAGCCCGTCGGATCCCGGCCTGGCCGATCCTGCCCCGGCGAACATGGATGTGCGTCCGGGGCTGCGCCGGTTCGCGGTGGTCGCGGCGGGCCAGACCGTGTCCGCCGTCGGCAGTGGCATCGCCTCGCTCGTCATCGCCGTATGGGCGCTCGGGGCGACGAATGATCTGACGCTGTTCGGTTTGCTCAGCGCAGTCGGCATGCTGCCCGGTGTGCTGGTGACGCCGATTGCGGGCGCCGTGGCCGACCGCGTCGACCGGCGACTGGTGATGATCACGTCCAACGCCGTGTCGATGGTCGCCACCGTAGGACTGGCGTTGCTCGTCACCGTCGGCGGCGGGCTGCGGATCCCGTTCGCCGTGGTCGCGCTCTGCCTGACCTCCGTGGCGGGAGCGTTCCAACGGCCCGCCTACCTCGCCGCCGTCCCCCAGCTCGTCCCCAAGCGTTACTTGGGGCACGCCGCGGGCGTCGGCCAGATCGCGGTGAACATCAGCCAGGTCGCGGGGCCGCTACTCGGAATCGGGCTCCTCGTCGCGCTCGGGATCGGCGGAGTCCTGCTGCTGGAGGCGGCGGGCTTCGCGATCGGACTGCTGACGCTGCTGCTGGTGCGCATTCCCGATCGGGCGTTCAAACGCCGCGAGGAGAGCCTCTGGGCCGAGATCGCCCACGGCTGGCGGTACGTCATCCGCCGGGCGCCGCTTCGCGCCGGACTGTGGTTCATGGTGGTCGACGTGGCCATCTACACGGTCGGCTTCACGGTGGTGACACCGCTGATCCTCGCCCGGCACTCACCGGTCGTGCTCGGCGTGGTGCTCGCCGTCGGCGGGGTCGGCGGTGTGCTCGGCGCGGTCGTGATGGGCCTGTGGGGCGGCACCCGGCGGCGCACGGAGGGCATGCTCGTCGCGGGCGGGGCCGGCGGGCTCGGGTTGCTGATCGTCGGGATCACCGGCGACCCGGTGCTCGCCGCGGCAGGCATGTTCGTCCTGTTGTTCACCGAGTCGATCATCGACGGCAGCTGGATCGCGGTGCTCGGCACCAAGGTCGACCCGCAGCTGCTCGGCCGGGTCATGGCGATCTTCACGGCCCTGCCGTTGATCACCATCCCCCTCGGGTTCCTGATCGTCCTGCCCGTGGCCGACGTCGCCGTGGTCCCGGCGCTGGCAGATCCGGCGTCGAGTCCGTGGCTGCCGGTCGCACTGTTCGGCGACGGTCCCGCGCGTGGCCTCGCGTTGCTGGTCGTGCTGAGCGGGCTGGGACTGACCGCATGGGCGGGGCGGGGCTGGCTGCAGCGTTCGTTGCGCCACGCCGAGGACGACCTCCCCGACGCCGTCCCCGGCCCGGAGATCCACGACCGCGACACCGTGGCGCAGCGGGCCGACGCCCAGCTGCGCCGCCACTGA
- a CDS encoding MBL fold metallo-hydrolase: MSTEPVCLACGMQYPAPRTTCPICEDERQYVLPGGQQWTDLATLRASGDRRARIEEQGPGLLGVGSEPGFAIGQRALLVRTGSGNFLWDCAAYLDDELITRITELGGITGIAISHPHYYTTMVDWAHAFDVPIHLHEADRQWIGRPDPAIRLWSGTTFDVTDELRLINLGVHFAGGTVLHWPGGENSRGALLSGDIVQVVPDRTHVGFMYSYPNLIPERPSVVRRAAELLEPYPFDAIYGAWWDAIVRTDGHAVVQRSAKRYLAYVEETV, encoded by the coding sequence ATGAGCACCGAACCCGTCTGCCTGGCGTGCGGCATGCAGTACCCCGCGCCACGCACTACCTGCCCGATCTGCGAGGACGAGCGGCAGTACGTACTCCCGGGCGGCCAGCAGTGGACCGACCTCGCGACGCTGCGCGCGAGCGGTGACCGGCGGGCCCGCATCGAGGAGCAGGGTCCGGGCCTCCTCGGCGTCGGTTCGGAGCCCGGCTTCGCCATCGGCCAGCGCGCCCTGCTGGTGCGGACCGGCAGCGGCAACTTCCTCTGGGACTGCGCGGCCTACCTCGACGACGAGCTGATCACCCGGATCACCGAGCTGGGCGGGATCACCGGGATCGCGATCAGCCACCCGCACTACTACACGACCATGGTCGACTGGGCACACGCCTTCGACGTGCCGATCCACCTGCACGAGGCCGATCGCCAGTGGATCGGCCGCCCGGACCCGGCGATCCGCCTGTGGTCCGGCACGACCTTCGACGTGACCGACGAGCTCCGGCTGATCAACCTGGGCGTGCACTTCGCCGGCGGAACCGTCCTGCACTGGCCCGGTGGGGAGAACAGCCGCGGCGCCCTGCTGTCCGGCGACATCGTGCAAGTGGTCCCGGACCGTACGCACGTGGGGTTCATGTACAGCTACCCGAATCTGATCCCGGAACGACCTAGCGTCGTACGCCGTGCCGCGGAGTTGCTTGAGCCGTACCCATTCGACGCCATCTACGGGGCGTGGTGGGACGCCATCGTGCGTACGGACGGCCATGCGGTCGTACAGCGGTCGGCGAAGCGGTACCTCGCGTACGTAGAGGAGACGGTCTAG
- a CDS encoding class I SAM-dependent methyltransferase, with protein MTMIGDRSRDGGRTEDRLVAAIEPLRHLALAHAVYALLDTGLADTLADAPGLSLDDLAARHSFAPDRLLGYLHYLRNEGYVVEQDGGWSLGAPGAEAAVFRPWYQLLVGGYAQTFAALGPTLAADAGWAGRNGGEVGAGACGMSMFDAVPLADRILETVTGPARDTPVTVIDCGCGDGRFLAELARRRPGLRGVGLEPDPAGVALARATAAQPDVRDRMRIQQGGALDAPSVEPPPEGPVVYLAAFVLQEVLEQDGEDAVVELLATVTADRDDVWWLVLEVDHQPDDPRLREGLGRAFYNPYYLIHAITEQRLMDVAAWSALFDRAGLECVVDADPDPDIDSTGLLPGMLLRRARSAASTQSPTADGSRQA; from the coding sequence ATGACGATGATCGGTGACCGATCCCGCGACGGCGGCCGGACCGAGGACCGCCTCGTCGCGGCCATCGAACCGCTGCGCCACCTGGCACTGGCCCACGCCGTGTACGCCCTGCTCGACACTGGTCTGGCCGACACACTGGCCGACGCACCGGGCTTGAGTCTCGACGATCTCGCCGCCCGGCACTCGTTCGCTCCCGATCGGCTGCTGGGCTACCTGCACTACCTGCGCAACGAAGGCTATGTCGTCGAGCAGGACGGTGGCTGGTCGCTCGGGGCGCCGGGCGCGGAGGCCGCCGTGTTCCGGCCCTGGTACCAGCTGCTTGTCGGCGGCTACGCGCAGACTTTCGCTGCGCTCGGGCCTACTCTCGCCGCCGATGCCGGCTGGGCCGGTCGCAACGGGGGCGAGGTGGGGGCCGGTGCCTGCGGGATGAGCATGTTCGACGCGGTCCCGCTGGCCGACCGGATTCTGGAGACGGTCACCGGGCCGGCGCGAGACACGCCCGTCACCGTGATCGACTGTGGCTGCGGCGACGGCCGGTTCCTCGCCGAGCTGGCCCGCCGCCGTCCCGGTCTGCGCGGCGTAGGTCTCGAGCCCGACCCCGCCGGCGTGGCGCTCGCCCGTGCCACCGCCGCCCAGCCGGATGTCCGCGATCGGATGCGGATCCAGCAGGGCGGTGCCCTCGACGCGCCGTCGGTCGAGCCCCCACCCGAGGGTCCGGTGGTGTATCTGGCCGCATTCGTGCTGCAAGAGGTGCTGGAGCAGGACGGCGAGGACGCCGTCGTCGAGCTGCTGGCCACCGTGACCGCGGACCGTGACGACGTGTGGTGGCTCGTCCTCGAAGTCGACCACCAGCCCGACGATCCACGGCTGCGTGAGGGCCTGGGCCGGGCGTTCTACAACCCGTACTACCTCATCCATGCCATCACCGAGCAGCGGCTGATGGATGTCGCGGCCTGGTCGGCGCTGTTCGACCGCGCCGGACTGGAGTGCGTGGTCGATGCCGATCCCGATCCCGACATCGACTCGACCGGCCTCCTGCCGGGAATGCTGCTGCGCCGCGCCCGCTCAGCCGCGTCGACGCAGTCGCCTACGGCCGACGGGAGCCGGCAGGCATGA
- a CDS encoding pyridoxal phosphate-dependent aminotransferase yields the protein MPEPTTDSSSYRQGGGGATPPVDGGAALLDWNESPLGPSPVAVARVCAHARQLHRYPRGLVEAVTGRVAADLGVAPECVLLTNGVDEAADLLMVGASEAWSVLPGFFGYPDRARALGVTPRTITLDAAWEPQCAPEELTGAGPVFLAQPHNPTGSFFDPAWVTEVIRRAALVCLDATYAEFAESFPVDPAAAGRSIAEAVLAPGIDRTVVAEAMAEGRLAVFHSFSKSHGLAGLRVGALVAAPELTTRLRDRQRAYTVDTVALHALDGSLADLAHRRALRAHIRTMRPRFAAVLRDCPLLSDVRTTDANYVLARGADTAATRALVARLAARGVWISDGDVLGLPGWLRVSLGDEEALAQFRSALDAESAEPTTLTEPGGSIR from the coding sequence TTGCCGGAACCGACTACGGACAGCAGCAGCTACCGACAGGGGGGCGGCGGTGCGACACCGCCCGTTGACGGTGGGGCCGCCCTGCTCGACTGGAACGAGAGCCCACTCGGACCATCCCCGGTCGCGGTGGCCCGCGTCTGCGCGCACGCGCGGCAGCTGCACCGCTATCCGCGCGGCCTCGTCGAGGCGGTGACCGGCCGGGTCGCCGCCGACCTCGGGGTGGCTCCGGAGTGTGTCCTGCTCACCAACGGGGTCGACGAGGCCGCCGATCTCCTGATGGTGGGGGCGAGCGAGGCCTGGTCGGTGTTGCCGGGGTTCTTCGGTTATCCCGACCGGGCGCGGGCGCTGGGGGTCACACCCCGGACGATCACGCTCGACGCGGCGTGGGAGCCGCAGTGCGCACCTGAGGAGCTCACCGGTGCCGGACCTGTCTTCCTCGCTCAACCGCACAACCCGACGGGGAGCTTCTTCGACCCGGCCTGGGTCACGGAGGTGATCCGCCGGGCCGCGCTGGTGTGCCTCGACGCGACCTATGCCGAGTTCGCCGAGTCGTTCCCCGTCGACCCGGCCGCGGCCGGGCGGTCCATCGCCGAAGCGGTGCTGGCACCCGGTATCGACCGGACGGTCGTCGCCGAGGCGATGGCGGAGGGGCGGCTGGCCGTGTTCCACAGCTTCTCCAAGAGCCATGGCCTGGCTGGGCTGCGGGTCGGAGCGCTCGTCGCCGCGCCCGAGTTGACGACGCGGCTGCGGGACCGGCAGCGGGCCTACACAGTCGACACGGTGGCTCTGCACGCACTCGACGGCTCGCTCGCCGACCTCGCGCACCGGCGGGCGCTACGTGCCCACATCCGCACGATGCGGCCCCGCTTCGCGGCCGTCCTGCGCGATTGCCCGCTGCTGTCCGACGTCCGGACCACCGACGCGAACTACGTGCTGGCTCGCGGCGCCGATACCGCGGCCACCCGCGCTTTGGTCGCCCGCCTGGCCGCACGCGGGGTCTGGATCAGCGACGGCGACGTACTCGGGCTGCCGGGCTGGCTGCGGGTCAGCCTCGGCGACGAGGAGGCACTGGCCCAATTCCGCTCCGCGCTCGACGCCGAGAGCGCCGAGCCGACGACGCTCACCGAACCTGGAGGAAGTATCCGATGA